A window from Candidatus Nitrospira neomarina encodes these proteins:
- a CDS encoding DUF502 domain-containing protein codes for MTVDIVWALYGVRIPGSGITFFCLLVLWVGMGTTHLLGQQIHRKLEDSLERIPFVRSIYYTLKSMADVLKFRDRFGQSKVVAFPFPREGLWALGFDMGLPPPRLQVAPEGPLMMVFVPTAIHPFTGYLAFVPEESVNRIQLPPEEAMKMEFSAGLYRPRPGWLSPANVPTKDS; via the coding sequence ATGACGGTAGACATTGTGTGGGCGTTATATGGCGTAAGGATTCCCGGCTCAGGGATCACCTTTTTTTGTCTTCTTGTCCTCTGGGTGGGCATGGGAACAACCCATTTACTTGGGCAGCAAATCCATCGAAAATTGGAAGATTCTTTGGAGCGTATTCCCTTTGTGCGTAGTATTTACTATACCCTTAAAAGTATGGCGGATGTCCTCAAGTTCCGCGATCGATTTGGTCAAAGCAAAGTCGTCGCATTTCCGTTTCCTCGTGAGGGGCTTTGGGCTTTAGGGTTTGACATGGGATTACCTCCACCTAGGCTGCAAGTTGCCCCCGAAGGACCTCTCATGATGGTCTTTGTTCCGACAGCCATCCATCCGTTTACCGGCTATCTGGCCTTTGTCCCAGAGGAAAGTGTGAATCGAATTCAGTTACCACCAGAAGAGGCAATGAAAATGGAGTTTTCAGCCGGACTCTACCGCCCTCGACCGGGATGGTTGTCACCAGCAAATGTTCCGACGAAGGATAGTTGA
- a CDS encoding Trm112 family protein encodes MVRPEDTTKGKGEIAADLLAILCCPETKQEVGLLDQTVVQRLNQKISKRELKTKGGQLVTEQIDGGLLRKDNTVVYPIRDQIPIMLIEEGIPIEKSDLSSM; translated from the coding sequence ATGGTGCGCCCTGAGGATACAACGAAAGGAAAAGGTGAGATTGCTGCTGACCTATTGGCAATACTCTGTTGTCCGGAGACAAAGCAAGAGGTGGGTTTATTGGACCAAACTGTTGTTCAACGACTGAATCAAAAAATCTCAAAAAGAGAATTGAAAACGAAAGGAGGTCAGTTGGTCACTGAACAAATTGATGGAGGACTCCTTCGAAAAGACAATACTGTGGTCTACCCCATTCGTGATCAAATTCCCATTATGCTTATTGAAGAAGGCATTCCCATAGAAAAATCCGATCTCTCATCAATGTAA